In Kineosporia sp. NBRC 101731, the DNA window CTGGCGCGCCGGAGCGGTGCTCGCCGGCCTGGTCGGCGGCTACCTGCCCTGGTTCCAGTACCAGCAGCGCACGATCTTCAACTTCTACACGATCGCCTTCACCCCGTGGGTCGTGCTCGCCCTGGTCTACGTGCTCGGGCTGATCCTCGGGCGCACCCACGACTCCTCGAGACGACGGCGCACCGGCGCCTGGATCGCCGGGTCGATCGTCATCCTCGCCGTGCTGAGCTTCTGGTTCTTCCTGCCCCTCTACACCGCCCAGGTCATCCCGCAGAGCTCGTGGAGCGACCGGATGTGGCTGCCCAGCTGGATCTAGCCCTCTTCTTGTTCGTGATCATGCACAGTGTCCCCGGACTTGCATGATCACGAACGAGGGATGCGGGGATGTTCAGGGCAGTAGGTCGGCCAGGGTCTCGATCGTCTTCACCCGCTCGGCGTGGGTGCGGTCGAACGGGGTGATCGACAGCGTGGTCACGCCCGCCTCGTGCATCGCGGCGAGTCGTTCGGCCACCCAGGAGCGCGGCCCCACCAGCGCCACGTCACGCAGCAGTTCTGCCGGCACCGCCGCCGCGGCCTCGTCCTTGTGCCCGGCCAGGTACAGCTCCTGGATGCGATCGGCCTGCTCGCCGTAGCCGTAACGGGTGGCCAGGTCGTGATAGAAGTTCTTGCCCTTCGCGCCCATTCCGCCGATGTAGAGCGCAAATTGAGGACGCGCGTGGTCGCGCAACGCTTCGGTCGCCTCTCCGATGGCGACAGGGACCGGAACCACCACGTCCAGCGCCGGCAGCGCCGGGTCACGCCTGGCCGTGCCGGCCGTGAGCGCGGAACCCCACACGTCCTGATAACCCTCGGGCCGGAAGAAGAACGGGGCCCAGCCCTCGGCCACCTCGGCGGCGAGCTCTACGTTCTTCGGGCCCATCGCCGCGATCAGGATCGGGATACGTTCCCGCACCGGGTGATTGATGAGCTTCAGAGGTTTACCGAGGCCACCTTCCCGGGGCATCCGGTAGTGCTTGCCGGCGTGCTCGAGCTTCTCACGCCGCCACACCTGACGGCAGATCTCGATGATCTCCCGGGTGCGGCCGATGGGCGCGTCGTACGCCACCCCGTGGAACCCCTCGATCACCTGCGGCCCGCTGGCTCCCAGCCCGAGGGTGAACCGGCCGCCGGAGACGTGGTCGAGCCCGGCCGCGGTCATGGCGAGCAGCGACGGCGTGCGGGTGTAGATCGGCAGGATGTTCGATGCGATCTCCAGGTCGGGCACCTTCGCGGCGATGAAGCCGAGCTGGCTCACCGCGTCGAAGCTGTACGCCTCCGCGACGTAGACGATGGACAGGCCCGCGGCCCGGTAGTCCGGCAGCTGATCGACGGTTTCGACGAAACTGCCGGAATACGGGAGTGGCATACCGATCCGCACACGTGCCTCCTGGAGCGCTCGAGGATGGCTGACGGCCCATCCTGCTCCGTGAGGCGCCCCGCCGCACGCGCCTGCATGTGATCCACGCCCCATCCCCGCGAGTAAGCAGGCGCCCAACCCTCCGTGATCATGAGAGGGTCAGGTGGGCCTCGGCCTCGATCTCGGGCAGGGATGCCACGGCCGGGGCTGTCAGGACCGGGGGCGATTGGGGCCCCCGGGGCACTTGGGGAGCTTGGGCCACTTGGGCCACCTGGGGCGGGACCAGGGCGGCGCCGATCGCGGTGAGGTCGACCCGGGGCAGCATGCGCGGTTCCTCGGCCGTGCCGATCGGCGACAGCCGCAGCATGGTCATGTCGGCCAGCGCCGACTCCAGCGATCCCTCCGGATACCCCGACCGCTTCGGCTCCGGGTCTGCCCACACGGACTTCTCGATGGCCCGCAGGGCGTGCACGACCAGGCCGACCACCTGCGCGACGCCGCCGTCGGCGGCCGTGCTGACGATCAGCACGTACGACGTCTCCAGCGGGGAGTCCGGCACGCCGAGCAGTCGGGTCAGGCGGTAGAGCGGCACCACGGTGTCGCGGTGCGTGAACAGTCCGAGCATCTTGTCGTTCCCGGACTCCAGTACCGAGTACCGCGACGGGAACTCGAGGATCTCCACGACCTGACGCAGCGGCACGGCCATCTCCCGGCCGGCCGAGAAGGTCAGGTAGGTTTCCTGGCCCGGCTGTTCGCGGGTCCAGGTGTCCTCGTCGGCGCCGGTCCGGCCCGCACGCTGCGCCGGCACCGTGTTCGCGTGCGGCGTGTTCAGCCGGGAGAGCGACTTGAGCTCGTCGTTCTCGAGCATGGCGTCCACCGCGAGGGTGAGGAAGTCGCCGTGGTTCGGCACCCGCAGCACGTTCTCGAGGTAGCGCCGGCCGGGCACCTGGATCGGCGGCAGGTTCAGCGTTTCCACCGAACCGATGTTGATCAGTTCCAGCACCCCGGAGAGCAGCATCACCACCAGCCCGTCGTGGAAGCGGATGGCCACCCCCTCGGATTCCTCGTTGCTCAGGCGCCCCAGACCGGTCAGCTCCAGCGGGTCGAACACCGGGATCTCGACGCCGTCGTAGTCGGTGACCCCCTTGCAGGAGCCATGTCTCAGCGGTGAGTTGCGGACCTGCACGCGGGGCAGGATGGTGTGCACCGAGTTGATGGAGAGCGCCAGCCGGTGATCGGCACAGCGCACGAGCAGCATCGAGTTCTGCCCGTTGCCGGCATGCAGCGCCGTGCCGGCCTCGTCACCTCCGCCGAAGAGGCCGTCGGCCCGCCCTTCCTCCTGCACCATCGGCACACCGGGTAGCGCGAACATCGCCTCGACGTCGAGAACACTGACGATGCCGCCGGTCTCGGGGCGGGTGAAGGTGTGCGAGACCAGCAGTCCCTGGCTGTCGGGTTTACCGATCCGGGTCATGGGGCCGGGAACGATGACACCGTGCACGCTGTCCACGACCAGCCCGAGCAGCTGATGGTTGCGCAGGAGCACCACGATCACCCGGCGGGACCGGTACTGCGCGGAGTCCAGTTCCTGGACCTCCCGGACGTCCTGCGCCCTGCGCTCGTGTCCGTGCATGGCCAGAATGTCGAGGACCGGGATCACCTGGCCCCGCAGGTTCATCGCCCCGAGGAGTCCGGGGGCGGTGACCGGCAGCACCTCGAGCTGGTCGGGACAGGACGTCACCTCACGCACGTCCGACAGCGGCACACCGACACACGCGTCCCCCGACTCGAAGAGACCGTAGGTGGTCGACACGGTGTCCGTGAGAAGACCCTGAGCTGCGACTGTCACCGTTCCCCCTAGCTGCTCTGCTGCGAAGCGCCGAG includes these proteins:
- a CDS encoding LLM class F420-dependent oxidoreductase codes for the protein MRIGMPLPYSGSFVETVDQLPDYRAAGLSIVYVAEAYSFDAVSQLGFIAAKVPDLEIASNILPIYTRTPSLLAMTAAGLDHVSGGRFTLGLGASGPQVIEGFHGVAYDAPIGRTREIIEICRQVWRREKLEHAGKHYRMPREGGLGKPLKLINHPVRERIPILIAAMGPKNVELAAEVAEGWAPFFFRPEGYQDVWGSALTAGTARRDPALPALDVVVPVPVAIGEATEALRDHARPQFALYIGGMGAKGKNFYHDLATRYGYGEQADRIQELYLAGHKDEAAAAVPAELLRDVALVGPRSWVAERLAAMHEAGVTTLSITPFDRTHAERVKTIETLADLLP
- a CDS encoding chemotaxis protein CheW, which encodes MTVAAQGLLTDTVSTTYGLFESGDACVGVPLSDVREVTSCPDQLEVLPVTAPGLLGAMNLRGQVIPVLDILAMHGHERRAQDVREVQELDSAQYRSRRVIVVLLRNHQLLGLVVDSVHGVIVPGPMTRIGKPDSQGLLVSHTFTRPETGGIVSVLDVEAMFALPGVPMVQEEGRADGLFGGGDEAGTALHAGNGQNSMLLVRCADHRLALSINSVHTILPRVQVRNSPLRHGSCKGVTDYDGVEIPVFDPLELTGLGRLSNEESEGVAIRFHDGLVVMLLSGVLELINIGSVETLNLPPIQVPGRRYLENVLRVPNHGDFLTLAVDAMLENDELKSLSRLNTPHANTVPAQRAGRTGADEDTWTREQPGQETYLTFSAGREMAVPLRQVVEILEFPSRYSVLESGNDKMLGLFTHRDTVVPLYRLTRLLGVPDSPLETSYVLIVSTAADGGVAQVVGLVVHALRAIEKSVWADPEPKRSGYPEGSLESALADMTMLRLSPIGTAEEPRMLPRVDLTAIGAALVPPQVAQVAQAPQVPRGPQSPPVLTAPAVASLPEIEAEAHLTLS